The following nucleotide sequence is from Xiphophorus maculatus strain JP 163 A chromosome 22, X_maculatus-5.0-male, whole genome shotgun sequence.
GAAACAACTGCTggaaggagaagcagcagagtAAGTCTTTTACATTCCCCAGGTTAGCATGTTGGAATATGACTATATTGAAATACTAGGTCTGGACACTTGGTTTGTTAGACCAAGTACTGTACCTTTGATCTTTGAcatgctgtttttgtctttcagagGAAGGCTTGCTGTATCGTGCTCGTTACTTTGGGGACTCAGAGTTGTACCAAAGGGCCCAGAGAATGGGGACGCCTAGCTGTTCCAGACTATCTGAGATTCAGGTCATACTGGATGGCTAGGAGAGACTTGCCCACACATGGGTATGCTCactcatattgttttttttttttcttctaagaaATAGCTTTTAATTTTAACCCACTTTCTTGTTACTCagaagctttttcttctttgatttgcctttccttattttattcattcaccATAATTAACTGAAACACCTCAGTCagctttttttctattaacGTGTTAATGCTGCTGCAAGCAGGAACTGACTCCTGATACTGAAGGGACAGCTCTGTTTTTTGGAGGAAAAACGTCACCTGATACGTCACTTTCATGGATCTTGAGCAAGGGTCACATTTTTGCAAAACGGTTGAttgttgggttttgttttttgttctggaAAACAGAATTCTGACTTAGGTAATACGTTTACAAACCTATGAAACTTTAAAAGTAGCGTCTTGCTATTTGAAGGATAAAACTCCAGATGTTTGCTTGTTAAAGCTGCCtctaaataaatagaatatcGTTGAAAATGAATTTGTCTTAACAGTACAACTAAACAAGTAAAACTTATTTAGATTCTATAAACATATATGttaatatatataaagtatttctttctgttcattttgataaTTGTCTTACAGCAAgagaaattagattttcttttttattaaaacaaaaacgctATTTTTATGGACCTACATAATCATGGTAAAGACTGCTGCCTTGACCCTCCACATGGAGTGCAAGCTTTGAAAGGTCATTGTAGGAAACTGACCCTTTAATATTATCTCTAAGCATGTTCATAGAAAGCAgagtagaaggaaaaagtgtggtaggaaaaaaaaaggcattttattTACGTTTTTTGTAGCTGTTTTGCCTATGTGTGTCATTGCTGTGTCACAAAATTCCAGATCGGTATTTTAAGGTAATTATCTAACTCTTGCTGGTGTCTCTGTTTTTATAGTTCATCAGTACTTGAATCTACTGGGAAGAAATGTGTCTGAGCCCACTCTAATTGGAGCATATTTCTGCAGCAAACCAAGAGAATATTAACAAGCCTTACACTCTGTGTGCAGAGGCGCCTCTTTAAGGGGCCTCCCTGCCACTACATCCACTTCCTGTAGAGCTGCGAGAAGCTTCGAGCTGCCTGCTgacattttcttcctctcctgtcTCAACCAGTGGTGAGAGTCCGACGGGCGTCATGGCGGAAATTGAGCGTGCTATCTGTTTGAATGATAAAGAAGGCTGCTGAGATTAGCTTCCTCTGTCctgatctttttattttttatttttcctgaagAAACCTGAAGGTCTTTCTTCACAGATAAGACAGTCTGAGCCACTCGTGaggaataaaaagtttttgtcatttttatagtTCTTACCGATGTAAATACTCATTTTACTTAACAGTGCAGGGGATGGTAGTCATttacaaaactgttttgtgaaTTTGCTTGTAGCCTGTTGGATCATAACTAGTAACAATTGTTGCACAAATAAAAGGAAagcatatttattaaattaacaaCCTAAAATTctatacatttatttgaataaaagttGTCCAATGATTGACTGGTGTCTTGTTTTTAAACTCTCTTTTACAAAATCTATGCATGAGACTTTTTAGtgggtattatgtaaaatagattttttttttttttactttatgttataatgttattccctcatcataaACATACCTGGATGGTTGGCttgactctttcatgcatgtttgtaGAAATCCtgtaatctcccatggcaaccattatGGGTTACCTAAACGCTTGCTCTCACTGAGCTTCGCCTTCCACGCACAGCTCTTCGTTGGAGCTGCGGTCTCACAGAGCACCATTTCCCCGCGACTCTCCCTCTCTATTGCTTAAGTCCAGCGGCGTCAGTaattagcaaacgcctggtgaaactgcgcatctgctgagctcatcatgcaAACTACTTCTGAGTACGTTTCTAAGAACGATGTTAAAGGCTCAACGGAGGAACTTTGGAGTCtctgaaagagcaggagcttcttaaagagacaagacgttaaattacaaagtcaacttgtttttaagtcacatttgattaaaaaaaataaattaagagctGAAGGTAAAAGTTACTTGATTGTCCCATAAAATGGCACTGGACTTGTGAAATACATAATAGTCCTTAAAAATTGATCACTCACTTTGAAGATTTTAAACAGTTGAAGTTTTAGAACTTGGGTCctgcattttattaaattgggttttaaatatacttttttcaTTCATTGGTTGTCAGacttaaatatttggtttataaaattaaatcGTTGTCCTTTTAGGTTCTAAGACTTGAGTATGCTTAAATTCACCATAGTATGACAGAtttgtttatataaatttaGATCATAATGTTCTTAGTCTCCCAAATGTAATCCTTGGGACACTAAGATGAAGACATACGTGTGACCAGAACTGCAATGCTAGGTcctatttgttttcatttatttattcggtttttcaataaataaaagtattctGCAAAGTAAATATAGTGTACTAAGTGAGttctttaatataaaatgtgcTTTAGTCTTGACATTTGCAGAAACCCTTTCAAAATTATGTACGCTAAGTGAATTTTGAAGGCTTCTGATTCTTCCACCTGAAGGAAAGGAACAAAGGAGACTACGCATTGGAAATACCCTATAATATAATGTAGTATATCCTGAATTAAAATAGTGTgaacaaagaaatgaaataagcATCACAGagtaatagaaaataatttattctctcATAATCTTTTAAGATACAAAACAGTTTCAGGCAGGTAATATGTAATACTAGAAGACACATTCCCTTTAAAAAGTGGAAATCCACAttcatataaaagaaaaaggacttGTGTTCAGACACCTGCAACCAGGCGAGTAGCTGCCATGGGATAGTTTGGTCCTTCGATTTACCACATATTACAATTGTTTTAGGACCTTGATGTCAGTGCAATTAAAGTTGATGGGTCTTTTTAAGTGAATCTGCAGTAAAGGTTGATTAAAAGCAGTTCAGTTCGTCTAGAAAGGCACATAAGTGCTCTTGGGTTAGCGGCATTCTTCAATCAGCAGTTCTCCTGAGCTGTACAGTTTCCTCTTGATGGCCCTGAAACTCCTGCTCAGCCTCAGGGTTTTGTGGCGCCTCAGAGACATTGCCGACGGAGGCTTTCCACCTTTGAAGAGCTTCTTCACCCTGGGCCACAGTCCTCCGGACTCGGGCCTCAGAACCAGGGTCACATGGAAGGTCGGGACCAGGCTGGCATCTACTGCTATTTGATCCACAGTGCACAACAATCCTTGATCCCCCCTTTCCACACACAGGTCGATCATGGCCCCCCTCAGTCCGCAGGGCTCGTTGACTGCCAGATGGAGCAGCTCTCTGCTGATGTTGTACATTAGACGGTCAGGTAggatgagtttggagcagcacAGGATGGGTGACGCATTATTAAGGCTTTGTGTGATTGTGCCCACCACCTCTGCAGCCAAGGTCTCCTCGAGGGGGTAACAGAAGAAGCTACTGTCGGACTCCGACAGGGATAGGTCTGCCACAGATCCTGGAACAAAGGTAAAAAATAGATTagatcaactttatttttattgacccCAAGGAGCaatttgctttgcatttataTGCAGAATAGTTcaagtctgaaataaaaaattttaaagatgcaaaagggtctcattttgctgcttttgtgtttttccagaaaataataaagaaaactaaacattcTCACCGGTTTCACTCCTGCAGTACTGACCTGCTGAGGGCCTCTGATTGAGCCCCTTCAGCTCAGTCAGCTTCTGCAGCAGGTTGCTCCAGGACAGCCTCTGGGAGCTCCTGCCCTTTTGGTTggaagaaaaagacatttataaaacaaatgccTTATTcccaaaagaacaagaaaaaaaagagcaaaagaaagaagTGCGATGGTGGCTGTCACAGATGGTCCTTCTCCTGCTCCTGAGTCGGATCAGCTGGGAAACACACTCTCCAGCAATGGGACAAAGCTTTAAATACCTACGCACGCTAGCCCCGTCCATCTGATTTCTTAGCCAATGAGGTTTTAGCTCACGTCCTCAGCGCAGTATCCTGCCTGGTTACCGTTGTTATCCCTTTGAGATACCCTCCCCCACGGCTGAGAGGCAAGCGACGAGCCCCACAAATCTCATTCTCATAAGTTGAACTCTTAATCATTTTATAGTTGGACATTAATCCGTCCTGGACAGCGAATTTACAGACGCTGCCTGGTGTAAATCTCGCAACACTGAAATCCAGTCAGCACACAGCAGAACTAGGAAAACACGGTGGAAGACGCAGCTGATGAATCAATTGTTGTGAATAGTTGCGCGAGGCACGTATTGCACGTAGAGCCCGTCTTTTTGTTAATGGACAGAAGGAGGGCGTCTCCGCCTTTCTACTGGCAAATGTTAACCAGCTCAGTCGCACGTTTACAAACGGCTCTGAAGTAAACAAGGAGTCATATGGTGAGTCTACAATAAAGTCTAAAGCGACTGCAGGGATAGATTATTCCAGAATATTCCAGAAAGTACAAATCTTTCTAGAAAACAAGTAGGTACTGCAGTCTTCATGGCTATCTCATTCGgatgcattgttttattttggttaaaacaaaaacataaatgaaaatatgggAAAACATTTCATCTCAGAGAGCCTTTCTAATCCAAACAACCAAACTTTATGAGTAACTCCTCTGGCTAATGTCATTTAGCACGTACTTCCGTTCAACCCCCCTCCCTGGCCCTCCAAGAAAATAAGACTCAGTCACTTCTGTTTGAATAGTTCCCTCCTCCACCTGTTTACTTTACATGGGTTTCCCTTCTGCTTTCATGGGAATTGCTTACATCTTTGCACACTTAATGCATTGCAGAAGAATATGTTTGGTGCTGTAAAAAATTTTCTGCTCGCTGATTTATTCCTGTGTTGCTCTTATGTTGTTTCAGAGTGGCGAACAACTCTCTGTCTCAAACAAAGATAAACTTAGAAAATACAACATTCTTTATTTATGgtagtttaaaaacaacatggtCCTCCTTTATTTCTAATCAGCCAGAAATTTAGGTTGGCCTCCAGCTCCTGAGATGCTCACCATTGTTGCAATGTTTAATCCAAAATAGCTCTCAATGTGGTTCACTGGAGTCCTAAAGTCTTAAAACAGGatccaaagtgtggcctggaggccatttgtggcccctggACTGATTTGTTTGATCTCCGACTGCAATTCAAAAATTATGCAAATCTTCCAGTACATGGGGTTGATGCAGTTAAGattttttggtaacactttatttgacagggtgtgcataagactgatatgacactgtcataaacatgacatgacgcctgttatgaacatgaaggagtctttatgaatgtctatgacatGAAGTGtgatttggtaaataatgacgcttttaatgcaaagttgctctaaaagttgcattgaaagtccattaaaagtgccaactttgcattaaagtatcattatttacaaaataatacaaagttggcacttttaatgaaatttgaatgCAACGTTTAAAGCAATTTTGcatgtgtcattatttaccgaatcacactcatgacaacagtcaatcataaagactccttcatgttcatgacaggtgttatgtcgatgtttatgacagtgtcatgtcagtctcatgcacaccctgtcaaataaagtgttaccgatctttttaatttgaattatggcaaaatattatatacaaatgtaaatgttctttaaaaatttaaagaggggttttttttatgtaaaatgtactttttggaGCTTCACATTATAATGTTTTCACCTTATCAAAAGCATACTGGGACTGTTACCTTGGTTCTTAGATGCGTATTTAAGGAATCTCCTGTGGTAGCCATTTggggtgcctaaacgcttgctccTCTTTGGACCAGTCGAGCTTCTGCCTCATAGAGCACCCGTCTCCTGAGCGTCCCTCGCTCAGCTCCTttagactagcagcagcagtaattagcaaacacctggtggaactgcgcatctgctgagttCATCGGACAAACAAATTTTCAGTCTAATGCCCCTAAAATCGGTTGTAAACGGCATGATGAAAAGCAGTGTCGTACTGAAGGAGGGTCAGGAAAGACCAGGAgcctcttaaagagacagaggtgtaaaatttgaaaatcaaatttcttttaagttatgtttgatatatgcagGATTTTTGTGCCAACTTGGTAACATAGTTAACTCATTGTTAATTGATTGCATTATAAGCTCAAAGAAAGTGTGACCaatatacttttctttttgctgagaACAGACTggattgttttctgctttgttcaAGCAAGTCCAAAGAAAATAGAGACCTTTCCTCTAATAAGGCAAACAAGCAAATCTCTGTAGACATGTACAcatgtttcttaataaaaaaaaaaaaagatcaggcTATTAAAAATTGCATGCAATTGTAAAACTTGGGGGGGGGAAATATCACAATAGCTTTatgtgattaaaatattttttaaatacatatatttttggCTTATGAATACCTTTTCCTTGACGATTTTGGACCGCATGAGAAGAAGTATGGGCACCCCTGCCCTACGGGTCTTTCTACAAAACTATTCAAATCCGGACTGAAAGGTCTTTTCACCTGTTAGTTCTTTATACAAGGAAAGAGACAGTGAGGGGGGTTAAAGTCAATCTACTGGCTTTACTTGTCTAAATTGTTCAGCGAGGTACTCACAGCCCCTGTATTAGCTTTTGAAAGGGAAAACTGGCTTCCTGACTTAAGTGTATCAGGTAGATATTCCAGTTGGTCTGTGCTTCCAGCTAGCAGGTGAATCTTTAGTGAAAACATGCAAGAATCATTGAAACACACAATGTTTGTCAACAATTCCCCTCTGGAGATATTGGTGTCCCAAGACAGAATGGATCCATGGACTTCAGCTAAGTACTGTTTTATCTCTAGCTGCTATGAatacaaacagataaaaactgaaatgtatcaAACCCCACCAATGTGCTTAATCTTAGAGAGTTGACACTTATTTTCTCTAATAAGTTCCCAAACTTCTCCACTTTTCATCTCCTTCCATGATGTTGGTGTGATTTTTGACAGATAACATTAGTGGAGGTGACCACTGGCTTGATTTGTGATCTATATTTAGGGTACCTCCTGGATTAAAGACAGTCATGGTGAGTTTCAGGAAGTTTCTTCGGTAAATAATGGAAAAAGTTTCTTCTGTGATGAGTAAATAACTCATCACTCAACTGTGATGAGTAAATAACTCATCACAGTTATGGTGAGTTTCAGGAAGTTTCTTCTGTAAATAATGGAAAATTGTCTTTGTAAGTTTGTAAGCCAATGACAGAAGCAGTAATTTGCTTTTCTTAGCATGAGAAAAATGctaagaaaagcatttttcttagcaaaaaaaagtggaatttaTTCCACATCCACATCTCAgtaaaaatattgctaaaaatcTACGTGGAGCAAACACCACACAAATCaaacattcaaaagaaaaataacaccaGAACCCATATGTGTAGAAAtcacttgtttctttttttatgttgaactTTAGAGACTTATATTAGATTTATCATTCTATAATCTCTCATTCTCATTAGCAACAATCTTGTgaattaatataaattaaacacagtggaagagaaataaaaacacttgtGTTTTAAAACCAGCTTTCTTTAATAGCTTAGATGGGATGGTTGAAGTGGCAAATTTACCACAAGGTGGCGCTGAAGTGCTTGCTGATCACGTTTAAAGCGCCTTGTGACtgcatgtgttttgttttgagtaGCTGAGATCATGATCAGGATATAACCCCGGTTTATCATCCAATTTGTATGTTTAATTAAGGTCAGACCTTGTTATCATTTTACACTTCTTATCTTTGTTTACCTTCATTCtgttatgagaaaaaaaaatgtaaacgtGAAAAGGGAGAGACTGTTTTGCAATTCATATTAGCCTTGGAGAGCTGTTTTTCTGGGCAGCCTGAGCTGATGTAATTTATGTGCGCTGGATCTCCGGCTAAATGGTTATGTATAAGGACAATTTCTACTGAGCAGTTATTTACTCAAACCTGAAtgtaacaaagaaataaatgtaatttttgcacCATATGTCTGCTTCTTTTTCAACCTTTGTATAAAAATGCCAACATTAATTCAGATTTCAgtggtttttatgtgtttttttaatggttgtGAGTATAGCAACGACATGGTTCTGTAATAATGAGGGGATTATTTCAACAAAGATGACAGTGAAGCTTTCCATCTCCTTGTCAAATACCTCATCTTGTAAGCATGTCATTTCTCTGTCATATGATTCTCTTGTTTGTCATTGGATCCTTCAATGCTGGATTCAAGACTCTCTGTAGCTTTAGAGTCTGCATCACCCGGAGCTGCAGCTCGAACAGAATTACATATaggttttgatttattgctgGAGGAAGCAGAAAGAGAGCAGCTCTCTCAGGGGAGGCCAAACTCTGATGTGTGGCAATTTTTGCTGAGGTGTGCTCTTCTTTATCAGAGCCCTAACATTTTTACATGCCATTTTCAAACGGGCTTTACTCCAGATATTAGCCCATTTCTAGATtaatattctctttttcttaTATCATTATgatagaattttttaaaatctaagcTCAGACTTAAAGGTTTTCACAATACTATAACAATTGTATTGTGAAAGTTACACCACAGTGTTACCACCTTACGTGTTGCTTTTTTCATTGCTTTCACAAATAAGTCAAACAAAATTACCGAAAAAAGCCCTTTTATGTTAAAGTACAAAAGTTCTGCAAAAACAATGacccttaaataaaaacattaaacaaaaacataaaagacattagaagtcctgtttgcagtttgccaacTCATGTGGAGGACAAAGTGAACAAGAAGATGTTCTGGTCTGATAAAATCTAAATAGATGTTTTAAGCCTAAATGCAACTTTATATGTTTAGAAAAGCTGACACTCTGTGACCCATGGTCACATATGATAGTGGCTGCATAATGCTGTGTAAGTTACTTTTTTCAGCCGAGACGCAGTGCTTAACAAAGTGTTATGATGAGCCATTGTCTTTTCActacagcaacaacaaacatcaacaggaacatttttaataaattaaaggtTTGGTCGCATTTTCTACCAGTGTAACATCAAAATCCCATAGGAGATGGATTCATAGTATTTGTACTGCCATTTCTCTGAACAAGTTTCATTAATAATACAAGCCAAAATCCTGTTGGTACATTGGCTGGAGTAAGAGTCCTTATATACCCTCTACTGGGTAACTAAACATCACTACCTAGAAAAGGAATCATATAATAATTACAAGGTATTCACATATCTGTCTGTCCTTAAGTGAACTACAATCTCctagtttagaaatatttgcattattcAGTATTGGTTTAATGGTTCAGAACTGCTCAGGACTTAGTTGGCTGCTTTTTCTCCCACTCTCTTTAGCAGCCCTGTGCAAATGTAGCAAAAACCAACACAGCATAAACTCATACTATTGTGTAATCAATCTTAATCTATGTCGTATCAATTTAGAACATCTACTTATACTGATAGGAATTAATATGGCTAAGTGTCTGGAAAAGCACTTACCCAAGTCTACTTCTTTGACAAACTAGACTTTAATGGTTAATCTGACTTTGTTGGGTTTTCAAAAACTTTAAGAGGAAAATATCCTTTGTATTTATATGATTTCTATGCAAACTTTTCAGGGTAAAGGGGGTGAGGATCCAAGTTTGCTCCTTCACGTCTGTCACCTCAAGTTTGACTGGAAGCATCAGTAACATATTGCTTGGATATGAGCCTCCCAGcaaacagggagaaaaaaataagctaactttatgtttctctttctctgtcagAACACCACAGAACCCAAAGTATCAGCCGGTTCCTCTGAGAAAACAGTATGGTTCATTTTCCAGCTGTGGCTAAGAGAGGTTCCCAGTGAAATGATAGAAAACACAGTCTGTCAGGGGTTTGCACAGAAAAAGTATATTCTCTTGCATTGCAGGACTAGAAAGGCATGCAGTGTTGATGGAAACCAAATAGAGGGTTTTCCCAAAATAGTCTCACTGGACTCAGACAATCAGACTGGACCTCATGGGAAACATTTAGCTTGGTGAAGGTTTGGTGAACTGACTGATAATGGGGTTAGGATGGTCAGTCTCTCACCCATATGGAAATCAGAGCCACTCCCAGAATGAACACCATTCCGAGGTGAGCACAATACCAGGTATAAAACTCTTCTAGCCCCTTAAATGACCAATCCTCAGGAAGAAGAaga
It contains:
- the LOC102229074 gene encoding DNA damage-inducible transcript 4 protein-like isoform X2 translates to MSFSSNQKGRSSQRLSWSNLLQKLTELKGLNQRPSAGSVADLSLSESDSSFFCYPLEETLAAEVVGTITQSLNNASPILCCSKLILPDRLMYNISRELLHLAVNEPCGLRGAMIDLCVERGDQGLLCTVDQIAVDASLVPTFHVTLVLRPESGGLWPRVKKLFKGGKPPSAMSLRRHKTLRLSRSFRAIKRKLYSSGELLIEECR
- the LOC102229074 gene encoding DNA damage-inducible transcript 4 protein-like isoform X1, coding for MSFSSNQKGRSSQRLSWSNLLQKLTELKGLNQRPSAGQYCRSETGSVADLSLSESDSSFFCYPLEETLAAEVVGTITQSLNNASPILCCSKLILPDRLMYNISRELLHLAVNEPCGLRGAMIDLCVERGDQGLLCTVDQIAVDASLVPTFHVTLVLRPESGGLWPRVKKLFKGGKPPSAMSLRRHKTLRLSRSFRAIKRKLYSSGELLIEECR